One window of the Acidimicrobiia bacterium genome contains the following:
- a CDS encoding 4-hydroxyphenylacetate 3-hydroxylase N-terminal domain-containing protein: MRAAAEYLESLRDGRVVHYRGRRIDDVTKEPDLRVAIDMACIDFDMAEEPEHRDSLVVDDDDTGRPIALLYRIPRSPEHLLARSRAIELTTARAAGIPPLIKEIGTDAMFALMRVLQGEPYERARALYERCRDNDLAVAVAQTDVKGNRAVGPTQQADPDLYVHVVEERPDGIVVRGAKTHTSASVNANELIVLPTRAMGPGDEDYAVAFATPLDAPGLSLYVSGYSAGERGDFEFPASSRSKMLETLTVFDDVFVPWERVFLYKQPELAGPVALSFVEYHRFTAVSYKLPLLDAFVGGAARIADMNGVGKAGHIRDKLTHLITFSETVRGLTELAAIRGRRGDRDVWYPDPLTTNMAKFTFASGYHAAVEMVQNCAGGLLVTGPSQADWESDDIRPVLEKFYAAAAPAEERLRLMALLTDLTARDLGGYHAVLAVHAEGSVEAEKMAILRAYDPRRAYRVVSELAHLSG; encoded by the coding sequence ATGCGTGCAGCCGCCGAGTACCTGGAGTCGCTCCGCGACGGTCGTGTCGTGCACTACCGCGGGCGCCGCATCGACGACGTCACCAAGGAACCCGACCTGCGCGTGGCGATCGACATGGCCTGCATCGACTTCGACATGGCCGAGGAGCCCGAGCACCGCGACTCGCTCGTCGTCGACGACGACGACACCGGCCGGCCGATCGCGCTGCTGTACCGGATCCCGCGCTCGCCCGAGCACCTGCTCGCCCGGTCCCGTGCGATCGAGCTGACGACGGCCCGCGCCGCGGGCATCCCGCCGCTGATCAAGGAGATCGGCACCGACGCGATGTTCGCCCTCATGCGGGTCCTGCAGGGGGAGCCGTACGAACGGGCACGGGCGCTGTACGAGCGGTGCCGCGACAACGACCTCGCCGTCGCGGTCGCGCAGACCGACGTCAAGGGCAACCGCGCGGTCGGGCCGACCCAGCAGGCCGACCCGGACCTCTACGTCCACGTGGTCGAGGAGCGTCCCGACGGGATCGTCGTGCGCGGTGCGAAGACGCACACGTCCGCGAGCGTGAACGCGAACGAGCTCATCGTGCTCCCGACGCGTGCGATGGGCCCCGGCGACGAGGACTACGCCGTCGCGTTCGCGACGCCGCTGGACGCACCGGGTCTCTCGCTGTACGTGTCGGGCTACAGCGCGGGTGAGCGGGGCGACTTCGAGTTCCCGGCGTCGTCGCGCTCGAAGATGCTCGAGACGCTGACCGTCTTCGACGACGTGTTCGTGCCCTGGGAGCGCGTCTTCCTCTACAAGCAGCCCGAGCTCGCCGGTCCGGTCGCGCTGTCGTTCGTCGAGTACCACCGGTTCACCGCGGTCAGCTACAAGCTCCCGTTGCTCGACGCGTTCGTCGGCGGCGCGGCCCGCATCGCGGACATGAACGGTGTCGGGAAGGCGGGTCACATCCGCGACAAGCTCACGCACCTCATCACGTTCTCCGAGACGGTGCGCGGGCTGACCGAGCTCGCCGCGATCCGCGGTCGCCGCGGCGACCGCGACGTCTGGTATCCCGACCCGCTCACGACGAACATGGCGAAGTTCACGTTCGCGTCGGGGTACCACGCCGCCGTCGAGATGGTGCAGAACTGCGCCGGCGGTCTCCTCGTGACGGGTCCGTCGCAGGCGGACTGGGAGTCCGACGACATCCGCCCCGTCCTCGAGAAGTTCTACGCGGCCGCGGCGCCGGCGGAGGAGCGACTCCGGCTCATGGCCCTCCTGACCGACCTGACGGCGCGCGACCTCGGCGGCTACCACGCTGTGCTCGCGGTGCACGCGGAGGGCTCGGTCGAGGCGGAGAAGATGGCGATCCTGCGCGCGTACGACCCGCGCCGCGCGTACCGCGTCGTCAGCGAGCTGGCGCACCTGTCGGGCTGA
- a CDS encoding MBL fold metallo-hydrolase, which translates to MRLTLIGHSCLRVESAAGTLVVDPWLLGSVGWRSWWHYPPIGEVDQSWLHPDFLYLTHHHPDHFHYPTLRKMDKDVDVYVGRFGVDVMRGELRRLGFHRVTELPHGHRQVLGKDLEICTYQYGFDDTALVVKAGDAVIVDVNDCKIRGRSLQQVLDDYGRPTFMLKTFSWAQGYPYCYTADDPADLQLVTRDTPMRDFVDVARHLQPRYAIPFASLVAFLHPETRDLNQHIVTPRELARFVEKEGGLGRTELVEMNPGDSWDRNRGFQLADDDWWSDREPLLQREIERITPTIERQDEKERNRHPDFRTFADYFESFARALPLPVRKKVVTRPIVFEVPSAGARPFWTLDVPKARVLALRTPPDDAAAIIRIPEGVLADAIDNRITHFVQGSMRIRTHLRPGGASQDLAFWGLVMVWEIGYLPLRNLLTPRFADALWRRRREGYDAIGALFGRGTFLERMAKNFAPPGEDEEQAA; encoded by the coding sequence ATGCGCCTCACCCTCATCGGGCACAGCTGCTTGCGCGTCGAGTCCGCGGCGGGGACGCTCGTCGTCGACCCGTGGCTGCTCGGGTCGGTGGGCTGGCGGTCGTGGTGGCACTACCCCCCGATCGGCGAGGTCGACCAGTCGTGGCTCCACCCCGACTTCCTCTACCTCACCCACCACCACCCGGATCACTTCCACTACCCGACGCTGCGCAAGATGGACAAGGACGTCGACGTCTACGTCGGCCGCTTCGGTGTCGACGTGATGCGCGGCGAGCTGCGACGCCTCGGGTTCCACCGGGTCACCGAGCTGCCGCACGGTCACCGGCAGGTCCTCGGGAAGGACCTCGAGATCTGCACCTACCAGTACGGGTTCGACGACACCGCCCTCGTCGTGAAGGCCGGCGACGCCGTGATCGTGGACGTGAACGACTGCAAGATCCGCGGCCGCTCGTTGCAGCAGGTGCTCGACGACTACGGCCGGCCGACCTTCATGCTGAAGACGTTCTCGTGGGCGCAGGGCTACCCGTACTGCTACACCGCCGACGACCCCGCCGACCTCCAGCTCGTCACGCGCGACACCCCGATGCGTGACTTCGTCGACGTCGCGCGCCACCTGCAGCCCCGCTACGCGATCCCGTTCGCGAGCCTCGTTGCGTTCCTCCACCCGGAGACGCGCGACCTGAACCAGCACATCGTCACGCCGCGCGAGCTCGCGCGCTTCGTCGAGAAGGAAGGTGGTCTCGGTCGTACGGAGCTCGTCGAGATGAACCCGGGCGACTCGTGGGACCGCAACCGCGGCTTCCAGCTGGCCGACGACGACTGGTGGAGCGACCGCGAGCCCCTCCTCCAGCGCGAGATCGAGCGGATCACGCCGACGATCGAGCGGCAGGACGAGAAGGAGCGGAACCGCCATCCCGACTTCCGCACGTTCGCGGACTACTTCGAGTCGTTCGCGCGCGCGTTGCCGTTGCCGGTGCGCAAGAAGGTCGTGACGCGTCCGATCGTCTTCGAGGTGCCGTCCGCGGGTGCCCGCCCGTTCTGGACGCTCGACGTCCCGAAGGCGCGCGTGCTCGCGCTGCGCACACCACCAGACGACGCCGCCGCGATCATCCGCATCCCCGAAGGCGTCCTGGCCGACGCGATCGACAACCGCATCACGCACTTCGTACAGGGCTCCATGCGCATCCGGACCCATCTGCGTCCCGGCGGTGCGAGCCAGGACCTGGCGTTCTGGGGCCTCGTCATGGTGTGGGAGATCGGCTACCTGCCGCTGCGCAACCTGCTCACCCCGCGCTTCGCCGACGCGCTGTGGCGGAGGCGGCGCGAGGGCTACGACGCGATCGGCGCGCTGTTCGGGCGCGGGACGTTCCTCGAGCGGATGGCGAAGAACTTCGCCCCGCCGGGCGAGGACGAGGAACAGGCCGCCTGA
- a CDS encoding class I SAM-dependent methyltransferase: MKLTGERPMQGATPDSLLALHDAGYREVIARLGPGTVLDVGCGVGDETARLQGDGRLVIGADYDATTAVEAGHEWGPGGRRDAAVRFTGMDGARLGVRDRSIDWICSSHIIEHFTAPEAHVAELARVLRPTGSAFVITPNAPADFENPFHVYLFTPEQLTSLLGLFFADVELWGLEGDDAIRADFAARRSSGERILKLDRFELRKKIPRKAYVWTYERALPVVYRVLGGSSSGVGSGLDESHFFPTRDITETTPVLFAVARAPREPYAPA, from the coding sequence ATGAAGCTCACCGGCGAACGGCCGATGCAGGGCGCGACGCCCGACTCGCTCCTGGCCCTGCACGACGCCGGCTACCGCGAGGTCATCGCCCGGCTCGGGCCCGGAACGGTCCTCGACGTCGGCTGCGGCGTGGGCGACGAGACCGCCCGGCTCCAGGGCGACGGACGCCTCGTGATCGGCGCCGACTACGACGCCACGACGGCCGTCGAGGCCGGTCACGAGTGGGGCCCGGGCGGCCGCCGCGACGCCGCGGTGCGCTTCACGGGGATGGACGGCGCGCGCCTCGGCGTGCGCGACCGGTCGATCGACTGGATCTGCTCATCCCACATCATCGAGCACTTCACCGCGCCCGAGGCCCACGTCGCCGAGCTCGCGCGCGTCCTGCGCCCGACGGGCAGCGCGTTCGTCATCACGCCGAACGCCCCCGCCGACTTCGAGAACCCGTTCCACGTGTATCTGTTCACACCCGAGCAGCTCACGTCGCTGCTCGGTCTGTTCTTCGCCGACGTCGAGCTGTGGGGGCTCGAGGGCGACGACGCGATCCGGGCCGACTTCGCGGCCCGTCGCAGCAGCGGCGAGCGGATCCTCAAGCTCGACCGGTTCGAGCTGCGCAAGAAGATCCCGCGCAAGGCGTACGTCTGGACCTACGAGCGCGCGCTCCCGGTCGTGTACCGGGTCCTCGGCGGGTCGAGCTCGGGCGTCGGCTCCGGTCTCGACGAGAGCCACTTCTTCCCGACGCGCGACATCACCGAGACGACCCCCGTCCTGTTCGCCGTCGCACGGGCCCCGCGCGAGCCCTACGCTCCCGCGTGA
- a CDS encoding glycosyltransferase family 4 protein: MTDRSTGSDVAKLGDLAAEAGLHRVAILAWRDLDDPEAGGSEVHASTIAKHWAEAGLEVTMRTSFAPGRPQVSWRDGYRVIRKAGRYMVFPRAAFSEMMGWHGGRDGLVEIWNGMPFFSPVWARTPHITWLHHVHGVMWDMTLPPRLARAGKTIESRLAPPLYRRTPVVTLSESSKHELVEDLHFKPSRVTVVPPGIDPRFTPGGEKAPYPLVVAVGRLVPVKRFDVLVASLVELKHRHPGLRAVIVGEGYERERLESQLHEAMAEEWISLPGHVEDDELVDLYRSAWVLASASAREGWGMTVTEAAACGTPSVATRIPGHLDSVADGRSGLLVDGPDHLTASLDRVLGDADERARLSAGALEHAQRYTWSATALGTLEVLAREAIRLRGRRRVNT, translated from the coding sequence GTGACGGACCGGTCGACCGGCTCGGACGTCGCCAAGCTCGGGGACCTGGCGGCCGAGGCGGGCCTCCATCGCGTGGCCATCCTGGCGTGGCGCGACCTCGACGACCCCGAGGCGGGCGGGAGCGAGGTCCACGCGTCGACGATCGCGAAGCACTGGGCCGAGGCGGGCCTCGAGGTCACGATGCGGACGTCCTTCGCGCCGGGCCGGCCCCAGGTCAGCTGGCGTGACGGCTACCGCGTGATCCGCAAGGCGGGCCGCTACATGGTGTTCCCGCGCGCGGCGTTCAGCGAGATGATGGGCTGGCATGGCGGGCGTGACGGCCTCGTCGAGATCTGGAACGGGATGCCGTTCTTCTCGCCCGTGTGGGCGAGGACGCCGCACATCACGTGGCTGCACCACGTCCACGGCGTGATGTGGGACATGACGCTCCCGCCGCGCCTCGCACGCGCGGGCAAGACCATCGAGTCGCGGCTCGCGCCGCCGCTCTACCGGCGCACGCCGGTCGTGACGCTGTCGGAGTCGTCGAAGCACGAGCTCGTCGAGGACCTGCACTTCAAGCCGAGCCGCGTGACGGTCGTGCCGCCGGGGATCGACCCCCGCTTCACGCCGGGCGGCGAGAAGGCGCCCTACCCGCTCGTCGTCGCGGTCGGGCGCCTCGTCCCCGTGAAGCGCTTCGACGTGCTCGTCGCGTCGCTCGTGGAGCTGAAGCACCGCCATCCCGGCCTGCGCGCGGTGATCGTCGGCGAGGGCTACGAGCGCGAGCGGCTCGAGTCGCAGCTGCACGAGGCGATGGCCGAGGAGTGGATCTCGCTGCCCGGCCACGTCGAGGACGACGAGCTCGTCGACCTCTACCGGTCGGCATGGGTTCTGGCGAGCGCGTCGGCGCGCGAGGGCTGGGGGATGACCGTCACGGAGGCGGCCGCGTGCGGTACGCCGTCGGTCGCGACCCGCATCCCGGGCCACCTCGACTCCGTCGCCGACGGCCGCAGCGGGCTGCTCGTCGACGGGCCCGATCACCTCACCGCGTCGCTCGACCGCGTCCTCGGCGACGCCGACGAGCGTGCGCGCCTGTCGGCGGGCGCGCTCGAGCACGCGCAGCGCTACACGTGGTCCGCGACGGCACTCGGCACGTTGGAGGTGCTCGCGCGCGAAGCGATCCGCCTCCGCGGGCGTCGTCGCGTCAACACGTAG
- a CDS encoding SpoIIE family protein phosphatase, which yields MSLRGRVLLVFASILVIVAAGGAVGATLAAQRDHDNTVLRDLTAASRRVDELSTTFTEQQNAVVSYLLGSNRIILDQYRAGTGTSAALERDLRTNLRAYPRLRAQVGAIEADALWLRENAADRAIALVGANRQADATRVILGKDVDDHYNRLRSGLRTLAIDVTAVTRSRTNHRDSLNRWFYATLVATLVAVAIMAVVAALLVDRWARRPIDAIAGAARKVQQGALDTVVPSVGPPEVAALGRDVDEMRARIIRELSETVRAREAIEQNAAVVLTLRRLLEPGPIALPPEWHIAAGLRPAEGVVAGDSYDVARLNDGRLSIVMIDIAGHGAVQAVAALRCQELLRIALGDGREPGDALGWLHEQIREPDSELFFSAFVATVDTATGECRYANAGHPSPILTADGAITELDRTGPIVGPLLSSWTTDTTTIAPGAALAIYTDGLTDPRNVALDQPPIDHLVSLIGERGCADADGVVQTLMEELETAAMGRLRDDVTLLLLCRSPR from the coding sequence ATGTCGTTGCGCGGCCGCGTGCTCCTCGTGTTCGCGTCGATCCTCGTGATCGTCGCGGCGGGCGGCGCGGTCGGTGCGACGCTCGCGGCACAGCGCGACCACGACAACACGGTCCTCCGGGACCTCACCGCTGCGAGTCGACGTGTCGACGAGCTGTCGACGACGTTCACCGAGCAGCAGAACGCCGTCGTCTCGTACCTCCTCGGCAGCAACCGGATCATCCTCGACCAGTACCGCGCCGGCACCGGCACGAGCGCCGCGCTCGAGCGCGACCTCCGGACGAACCTCCGGGCCTATCCGAGGCTGCGCGCCCAGGTGGGGGCGATCGAAGCGGACGCGCTCTGGCTGCGCGAGAACGCCGCCGACCGTGCGATCGCGCTGGTCGGAGCGAACCGACAGGCCGACGCCACGCGGGTCATCCTCGGCAAGGACGTCGACGACCACTACAACCGCCTGCGTTCGGGGCTCCGCACGCTGGCAATCGACGTCACCGCGGTAACGCGGTCACGGACGAATCACCGTGACTCGCTGAACCGGTGGTTCTACGCGACCCTCGTCGCGACGCTCGTCGCCGTCGCGATCATGGCGGTCGTCGCGGCGTTGCTCGTCGACCGCTGGGCGAGGCGACCGATCGACGCCATCGCCGGCGCGGCGCGAAAGGTCCAGCAGGGCGCGCTCGACACGGTCGTCCCGTCGGTCGGGCCACCGGAGGTCGCCGCGCTCGGCCGCGACGTCGACGAGATGCGCGCGCGCATCATCCGGGAGCTGTCCGAGACGGTGCGGGCGCGCGAGGCGATCGAGCAGAACGCCGCGGTCGTGCTCACCTTGCGCCGCCTGCTCGAGCCCGGGCCGATCGCGCTCCCGCCCGAGTGGCACATCGCCGCGGGACTGCGCCCCGCGGAAGGCGTCGTCGCCGGCGACTCGTACGACGTGGCGCGCCTCAACGACGGCCGCCTGTCGATCGTGATGATCGACATCGCCGGCCACGGAGCGGTCCAGGCGGTCGCCGCCTTGCGCTGCCAGGAGCTCCTGCGGATCGCGCTCGGCGACGGCCGCGAGCCCGGCGACGCGCTCGGGTGGCTGCACGAGCAGATCCGCGAGCCGGACAGCGAGCTGTTCTTCAGCGCGTTCGTCGCGACCGTCGACACCGCGACCGGTGAGTGCCGGTACGCGAACGCCGGGCACCCGTCGCCCATCCTCACCGCCGACGGCGCGATCACCGAGCTCGATCGCACCGGCCCCATCGTCGGCCCGCTGCTGAGCTCGTGGACGACCGACACGACGACGATCGCGCCCGGCGCCGCGCTGGCGATCTACACGGACGGGCTGACCGATCCGCGCAACGTCGCGCTCGACCAGCCGCCCATCGACCATCTCGTCTCACTGATCGGCGAACGCGGCTGCGCCGACGCGGACGGCGTCGTGCAGACCCTGATGGAGGAGCTCGAGACGGCTGCGATGGGCCGCCTCCGCGACGACGTCACGCTGCTGTTGCTCTGTCGCAGCCCGCGCTGA
- a CDS encoding STAS domain-containing protein codes for MTEPPFSVDVDVPADAASRTVPVVRVCGELDFLTAPRLRSALLEVLGGHPGDVVVDLEATTFMDSIGMSVLIQAAQRLRAEGGALELRPSREVRKVLDVAGVAPLFRY; via the coding sequence GTGACCGAACCGCCGTTCTCCGTGGACGTCGACGTCCCCGCCGACGCGGCGTCTAGGACGGTGCCCGTCGTCCGGGTCTGCGGCGAGCTCGACTTCCTCACGGCGCCGCGGTTGCGCTCCGCACTGCTCGAGGTTCTCGGTGGGCACCCGGGTGATGTCGTCGTCGACCTCGAGGCGACGACGTTCATGGACTCGATCGGCATGAGTGTCCTCATCCAGGCCGCGCAGCGCCTCCGGGCCGAGGGCGGCGCGCTCGAGCTCCGCCCGAGCCGGGAGGTTCGCAAGGTGCTCGACGTCGCGGGCGTCGCGCCCCTGTTCCGGTACTGA